In the genome of Anabas testudineus chromosome 4, fAnaTes1.2, whole genome shotgun sequence, one region contains:
- the LOC113151948 gene encoding alanine aminotransferase 2-like isoform X2, with amino-acid sequence MSSLQHVNPRVRGIRVSPQSALQSLAARITQEITQGVQKSFKQVIDVSSGDPHKAGMKPVSFVRQVLSVCLYTQLLEDKSLPLDVKMRAQRLLDMCDGRSVGSYSAASGLTHIRQSVAEFISKRDAGVPSYSKEIFITSGSHRGITAIVKLMASGDGDTQTGVLAPMPCPHMLPNVLDEAGVKMVPYELTEERGWAVDVHKLHQALQAARGRCQPKAIYLSNPGNPTGHVQDRNSIEEVIRFAAAEKLILLVDEVYQDSVYGCDREFISYKKALFDMDKEFSQTVELISFHSLSNACMGECGLRAGYIEVVNMDPKVMHLLDTVLCVDFSTPVTGQLALDLMINPPKPGDPSYDTYTQNAERACQFLNDLPGMSCQPAMGGIYLYPHLDLPSEFIENAEVLELEADVLYCQKLLEEEGVFVGAGCHHGVTTNNHHLRLCVLVPPDTMEEVLARLQSFHLRLMDTFGV; translated from the exons ATGAGTTCCCTTCAACATGTGAATCCCAGGGTGAGGGGGATCAGAGTCTCGCCACAAAGTGCACTGCAAAGTCTGGCTGCACGCATCACACAAGAGATCACACAG ggGGTGCAAAAATCCTTCAAACAGGTGATTGATGTCAGTTCAGGTGATCCCCACAAAGCAGGGATGAAACCTGTCTCATTTGTTCGACAG GTCTTATCAGTGTGTCTGTACACTCAGCTGCTGGAAGATAAAAGTCTTCCTCTGGATGTTAAGATGAGGGCCCAGAGGCTCCTGGACATGTGTGATGGACGAAGTGTGG GTTCCTATTCTGCCGCCTCTGGTCTGACTCATATCAGACAAAGCGTTGCTGAGTTCATCTCGAAACGAGACGCTGGTGTGCCTTCATATAGCAAAGAGATCTTTATTACTTCTGGTTCTCACAGAGGAATAACG GCTATTGTGAAGCTGATGGCCAGTGGGGATGGGGACACTCAGACAGGTGTGTTGGCCCCCATGCCCTGTCCTCACATGCTGCCCAACGTGCTGGATGAAGCCGGGGTGAAAATGGTGCCATATGAGCTCACAGAGGAGCGAGGCTGGGCCGTAGATGTACACAAGCTGCATCAAGCTTTGCAGGCGGCTAGGGGGCGCTGTCAACCCAAAGCCATTTACCTCAGCAACCCAGGAAACCCCACAG GTCATGTGCAGGACAGGAACTCAATAGAGGAAGTGATTCGGTTTGCAGCAGCTGAGAAACTCATATTGTTGGTTGATGAG GTGTACCAAGACAGCGTGTATGGGTGCGACAGAGAGTTCATTTCCTATAAGAAAGCTCTATTTGACATGGATAAAGAGTTCTCACAGACAGTTGAGCTGATCTCTTTCCACTCCTTATCAAACGCCTGCATGGGAGA GTGTGGGCTGAGGGCGGGATACATCGAGGTAGTCAACATGGATCCAAAGGTGATGCATCTTCttgacactgtgctgtgtgttgacTTCAGTACTCCAGTTACAGGACAGCTTGCTCTGGATCTCATGATCAACCCACCGAAACCTGGAGACCCTTCTTatgatacatacacacaa AATGCTGAGCGGGCATGCCAGTTTCTAAATGATCTACCAGGGATGAGCTGTCAGCCAGCAATGGGGGGAATCTACCTTTACCCCCACCTGGATTTACCATCTGAGTTTATTGAGAATGCCGAG gtgctggagctggaggcagATGTTCTGTACTGTCAGAAGttactggaggaggagggagtatTTGTAGGAGCAGGTTGTCACCACGGGGTCACTACCAATAACCACCATCTTAG gTTATGTGTCTTGGTTCCTCCTGACACCATGGAGGAGGTCCTGGCTCGTCTCCAGTCTTTCCACCTTCGCCTCATGGACACATTTGGTGTATAG
- the LOC113151948 gene encoding alanine aminotransferase 2-like isoform X4, producing the protein MSSLQHVNPRVRGIRVSPQSALQSLAARITQEITQGVQKSFKQVIDVSSGDPHKAGMKPVSFVRQVLSVCLYTQLLEDKSLPLDVKMRAQRLLDMCDGRSVGSYSAASGLTHIRQSVAEFISKRDAGVPSYSKEIFITSGSHRGITAIVKLMASGDGDTQTGVLAPMPCPHMLPNVLDEAGVKMVPYELTEERGWAVDVHKLHQALQAARGRCQPKAIYLSNPGNPTGHVQDRNSIEEVIRFAAAEKLILLVDEVYQDSVYGCDREFISYKKALFDMDKEFSQTVELISFHSLSNACMGDTPVTGQLALDLMINPPKPGDPSYDTYTQNAERACQFLNDLPGMSCQPAMGGIYLYPHLDLPSEFIENAEVLELEADVLYCQKLLEEEGVFVGAGCHHGVTTNNHHLRLCVLVPPDTMEEVLARLQSFHLRLMDTFGV; encoded by the exons ATGAGTTCCCTTCAACATGTGAATCCCAGGGTGAGGGGGATCAGAGTCTCGCCACAAAGTGCACTGCAAAGTCTGGCTGCACGCATCACACAAGAGATCACACAG ggGGTGCAAAAATCCTTCAAACAGGTGATTGATGTCAGTTCAGGTGATCCCCACAAAGCAGGGATGAAACCTGTCTCATTTGTTCGACAG GTCTTATCAGTGTGTCTGTACACTCAGCTGCTGGAAGATAAAAGTCTTCCTCTGGATGTTAAGATGAGGGCCCAGAGGCTCCTGGACATGTGTGATGGACGAAGTGTGG GTTCCTATTCTGCCGCCTCTGGTCTGACTCATATCAGACAAAGCGTTGCTGAGTTCATCTCGAAACGAGACGCTGGTGTGCCTTCATATAGCAAAGAGATCTTTATTACTTCTGGTTCTCACAGAGGAATAACG GCTATTGTGAAGCTGATGGCCAGTGGGGATGGGGACACTCAGACAGGTGTGTTGGCCCCCATGCCCTGTCCTCACATGCTGCCCAACGTGCTGGATGAAGCCGGGGTGAAAATGGTGCCATATGAGCTCACAGAGGAGCGAGGCTGGGCCGTAGATGTACACAAGCTGCATCAAGCTTTGCAGGCGGCTAGGGGGCGCTGTCAACCCAAAGCCATTTACCTCAGCAACCCAGGAAACCCCACAG GTCATGTGCAGGACAGGAACTCAATAGAGGAAGTGATTCGGTTTGCAGCAGCTGAGAAACTCATATTGTTGGTTGATGAG GTGTACCAAGACAGCGTGTATGGGTGCGACAGAGAGTTCATTTCCTATAAGAAAGCTCTATTTGACATGGATAAAGAGTTCTCACAGACAGTTGAGCTGATCTCTTTCCACTCCTTATCAAACGCCTGCATGGGAGA TACTCCAGTTACAGGACAGCTTGCTCTGGATCTCATGATCAACCCACCGAAACCTGGAGACCCTTCTTatgatacatacacacaa AATGCTGAGCGGGCATGCCAGTTTCTAAATGATCTACCAGGGATGAGCTGTCAGCCAGCAATGGGGGGAATCTACCTTTACCCCCACCTGGATTTACCATCTGAGTTTATTGAGAATGCCGAG gtgctggagctggaggcagATGTTCTGTACTGTCAGAAGttactggaggaggagggagtatTTGTAGGAGCAGGTTGTCACCACGGGGTCACTACCAATAACCACCATCTTAG gTTATGTGTCTTGGTTCCTCCTGACACCATGGAGGAGGTCCTGGCTCGTCTCCAGTCTTTCCACCTTCGCCTCATGGACACATTTGGTGTATAG
- the LOC113151948 gene encoding alanine aminotransferase 2-like isoform X3: MSSLQHVNPRVRGIRVSPQSALQSLAARITQEITQGVQKSFKQVIDVSSGDPHKAGMKPVSFVRQVLSVCLYTQLLEDKSLPLDVKMRAQRLLDMCDGRSVGSYSAASGLTHIRQSVAEFISKRDAGVPSYSKEIFITSGSHRGITAIVKLMASGDGDTQTGVLAPMPCPHMLPNVLDEAGVKMVPYELTEERGWAVDVHKLHQALQAARGRCQPKAIYLSNPGNPTGHVQDRNSIEEVIRFAAAEKLILLVDEVYQDSVYGCDREFISYKKALFDMDKEFSQTVELISFHSLSNACMGDTPVTGQLALDLMINPPKPGDPSYDTYTQEILVIRATLSQNAERACQFLNDLPGMSCQPAMGGIYLYPHLDLPSEFIENAEVLELEADVLYCQKLLEEEGVFVGAGCHHGVTTNNHHLRLCVLVPPDTMEEVLARLQSFHLRLMDTFGV, from the exons ATGAGTTCCCTTCAACATGTGAATCCCAGGGTGAGGGGGATCAGAGTCTCGCCACAAAGTGCACTGCAAAGTCTGGCTGCACGCATCACACAAGAGATCACACAG ggGGTGCAAAAATCCTTCAAACAGGTGATTGATGTCAGTTCAGGTGATCCCCACAAAGCAGGGATGAAACCTGTCTCATTTGTTCGACAG GTCTTATCAGTGTGTCTGTACACTCAGCTGCTGGAAGATAAAAGTCTTCCTCTGGATGTTAAGATGAGGGCCCAGAGGCTCCTGGACATGTGTGATGGACGAAGTGTGG GTTCCTATTCTGCCGCCTCTGGTCTGACTCATATCAGACAAAGCGTTGCTGAGTTCATCTCGAAACGAGACGCTGGTGTGCCTTCATATAGCAAAGAGATCTTTATTACTTCTGGTTCTCACAGAGGAATAACG GCTATTGTGAAGCTGATGGCCAGTGGGGATGGGGACACTCAGACAGGTGTGTTGGCCCCCATGCCCTGTCCTCACATGCTGCCCAACGTGCTGGATGAAGCCGGGGTGAAAATGGTGCCATATGAGCTCACAGAGGAGCGAGGCTGGGCCGTAGATGTACACAAGCTGCATCAAGCTTTGCAGGCGGCTAGGGGGCGCTGTCAACCCAAAGCCATTTACCTCAGCAACCCAGGAAACCCCACAG GTCATGTGCAGGACAGGAACTCAATAGAGGAAGTGATTCGGTTTGCAGCAGCTGAGAAACTCATATTGTTGGTTGATGAG GTGTACCAAGACAGCGTGTATGGGTGCGACAGAGAGTTCATTTCCTATAAGAAAGCTCTATTTGACATGGATAAAGAGTTCTCACAGACAGTTGAGCTGATCTCTTTCCACTCCTTATCAAACGCCTGCATGGGAGA TACTCCAGTTACAGGACAGCTTGCTCTGGATCTCATGATCAACCCACCGAAACCTGGAGACCCTTCTTatgatacatacacacaa GAGATTCTTGTCATTCGAGCCACTCTGTCCCAGAATGCTGAGCGGGCATGCCAGTTTCTAAATGATCTACCAGGGATGAGCTGTCAGCCAGCAATGGGGGGAATCTACCTTTACCCCCACCTGGATTTACCATCTGAGTTTATTGAGAATGCCGAG gtgctggagctggaggcagATGTTCTGTACTGTCAGAAGttactggaggaggagggagtatTTGTAGGAGCAGGTTGTCACCACGGGGTCACTACCAATAACCACCATCTTAG gTTATGTGTCTTGGTTCCTCCTGACACCATGGAGGAGGTCCTGGCTCGTCTCCAGTCTTTCCACCTTCGCCTCATGGACACATTTGGTGTATAG
- the LOC113151948 gene encoding alanine aminotransferase 2-like isoform X1 yields the protein MSSLQHVNPRVRGIRVSPQSALQSLAARITQEITQGVQKSFKQVIDVSSGDPHKAGMKPVSFVRQVLSVCLYTQLLEDKSLPLDVKMRAQRLLDMCDGRSVGSYSAASGLTHIRQSVAEFISKRDAGVPSYSKEIFITSGSHRGITAIVKLMASGDGDTQTGVLAPMPCPHMLPNVLDEAGVKMVPYELTEERGWAVDVHKLHQALQAARGRCQPKAIYLSNPGNPTGHVQDRNSIEEVIRFAAAEKLILLVDEVYQDSVYGCDREFISYKKALFDMDKEFSQTVELISFHSLSNACMGECGLRAGYIEVVNMDPKVMHLLDTVLCVDFSTPVTGQLALDLMINPPKPGDPSYDTYTQEILVIRATLSQNAERACQFLNDLPGMSCQPAMGGIYLYPHLDLPSEFIENAEVLELEADVLYCQKLLEEEGVFVGAGCHHGVTTNNHHLRLCVLVPPDTMEEVLARLQSFHLRLMDTFGV from the exons ATGAGTTCCCTTCAACATGTGAATCCCAGGGTGAGGGGGATCAGAGTCTCGCCACAAAGTGCACTGCAAAGTCTGGCTGCACGCATCACACAAGAGATCACACAG ggGGTGCAAAAATCCTTCAAACAGGTGATTGATGTCAGTTCAGGTGATCCCCACAAAGCAGGGATGAAACCTGTCTCATTTGTTCGACAG GTCTTATCAGTGTGTCTGTACACTCAGCTGCTGGAAGATAAAAGTCTTCCTCTGGATGTTAAGATGAGGGCCCAGAGGCTCCTGGACATGTGTGATGGACGAAGTGTGG GTTCCTATTCTGCCGCCTCTGGTCTGACTCATATCAGACAAAGCGTTGCTGAGTTCATCTCGAAACGAGACGCTGGTGTGCCTTCATATAGCAAAGAGATCTTTATTACTTCTGGTTCTCACAGAGGAATAACG GCTATTGTGAAGCTGATGGCCAGTGGGGATGGGGACACTCAGACAGGTGTGTTGGCCCCCATGCCCTGTCCTCACATGCTGCCCAACGTGCTGGATGAAGCCGGGGTGAAAATGGTGCCATATGAGCTCACAGAGGAGCGAGGCTGGGCCGTAGATGTACACAAGCTGCATCAAGCTTTGCAGGCGGCTAGGGGGCGCTGTCAACCCAAAGCCATTTACCTCAGCAACCCAGGAAACCCCACAG GTCATGTGCAGGACAGGAACTCAATAGAGGAAGTGATTCGGTTTGCAGCAGCTGAGAAACTCATATTGTTGGTTGATGAG GTGTACCAAGACAGCGTGTATGGGTGCGACAGAGAGTTCATTTCCTATAAGAAAGCTCTATTTGACATGGATAAAGAGTTCTCACAGACAGTTGAGCTGATCTCTTTCCACTCCTTATCAAACGCCTGCATGGGAGA GTGTGGGCTGAGGGCGGGATACATCGAGGTAGTCAACATGGATCCAAAGGTGATGCATCTTCttgacactgtgctgtgtgttgacTTCAGTACTCCAGTTACAGGACAGCTTGCTCTGGATCTCATGATCAACCCACCGAAACCTGGAGACCCTTCTTatgatacatacacacaa GAGATTCTTGTCATTCGAGCCACTCTGTCCCAGAATGCTGAGCGGGCATGCCAGTTTCTAAATGATCTACCAGGGATGAGCTGTCAGCCAGCAATGGGGGGAATCTACCTTTACCCCCACCTGGATTTACCATCTGAGTTTATTGAGAATGCCGAG gtgctggagctggaggcagATGTTCTGTACTGTCAGAAGttactggaggaggagggagtatTTGTAGGAGCAGGTTGTCACCACGGGGTCACTACCAATAACCACCATCTTAG gTTATGTGTCTTGGTTCCTCCTGACACCATGGAGGAGGTCCTGGCTCGTCTCCAGTCTTTCCACCTTCGCCTCATGGACACATTTGGTGTATAG
- the LOC113152708 gene encoding LOW QUALITY PROTEIN: 1-phosphatidylinositol 4,5-bisphosphate phosphodiesterase gamma-1-like (The sequence of the model RefSeq protein was modified relative to this genomic sequence to represent the inferred CDS: deleted 1 base in 1 codon), with translation MCAARFGGCLNGCAEEAAGGAAGATGPVTASRMLDWTEAGPRILHSLEIGTVMTLFYQKKSQRPERRTFQIRQDTRQIVWSRNPDKVEGEIDIREIRELRLGKGSRDFERYPEEARKLDSAHCFIMLYGLEFRLRTLSVAAFSEEEVNMWITGLNWLMMDTQRAPAPQQIDRWLRKQFEVMDRSHEGSITVKDVKALLPQINYRVPNMRFLKDKLQEVEARSDLSYPNFAQLYRTLMFDAQRSIIEQLELSFPLRNVDRPELCQISFYDFQKFLQMDQKESWASDLSRVREFLMGYMRGGPQSEPMLQLDEFLTFLFSKENSICDPRLSPVVPDDMKRPMSQYWISSSHNTYLTGDQFSSESSLEAYARCLRMGCRCIELDCWDGPDDLPIIYHGHTLTSKIKFLDVLHTIKEHAFVTSEYPVILSIEDHCSVVQQRNMATYFKKVFGDLLLTKPVDNNAEELPSPYQLRRKILIKHKKLVEGTLYEEVTSASYSENDISNSLKNGILYLEDPIDHTWTPHYFVLTSNKIYYSEETSHYQTADEEEDDEGKEECNNNEQHCAERWFHGKLGGGRDGRQVAEKLLQEYCEGGGKDGTFLVRESETFVGDYTLSFWRSGRVQHCRIHSRQESGSTRFYLTDNLVFDSLYRLICHYRDTPLRCNEFEMRLGSPVPQPNAHESREWYHSSLSRVQAEHMLMRVPRDGAFLVRKRNEHNSYAISFRAEGKIKHCRIQQEGRLFMLGSSAEFESLVDLVNYYEKHPLYRKMRLRYPINEDTLDRMGTTELDYGALYEVRTPHFYVEANKMPTARCTVKALYDYRAQREDELCFPKQALILNVDKQEGGWWRGDYGGKKQLWFPANYVEEVPSSPTRELDEASTENSPLGTFLKGFIDVPTCHVVIHKDGKNSRPHVFTIHSQHLSSHPVQTLDVAADSLEDLNTWVSKIREATQNADARMQEEKQMERRKKIAVELSDLVVYCRPVPFNEDKIGTERACYRDMSSFPETKAEKFATRTRGKRFLQYNRRQLSRVYPRGQRLDSSNYDPLPMWLCGSQLVALNFQTPDKPMQLNQALFLLGGGSGYVPQPDIMRDDTFDPFDKDTLHVEPITIQIQVLGARHLPKNGRSIVCPFVEVEICGADYDSCKCKTDVVADNGLNPVWVQKQFVFDIHNPTFSFLRFIVYEEDMFSDPNFLAQATYPVRLLRTGYRSVPLKNSYSEELEFASLLVHIEIVNAKEEDDENLYTSIQRLRDRTSELSNQVSLLERSGSADLSYQQSLEELRAAQDQLSELVEARNRRLMEKKRREKLRQQVAAKRS, from the exons tTGACATTCGAGAGATCCGGGAGCTGCGGTTGGGGAAGGGCTCCCGTGATTTTGAGCGCTACCCGGAGGAGGCCCGAAAACTGGACTCTGCCCACTGCTTCATCATGTTGTACGGCCTGGAGTTTCGCCTCAGGACGCTCAGTGTGGCTG CCTTCAGTGAGGAGGAGGTCAACATGTGGATCACTGGGCTCAACTGGTTGATGATGGACACGCAGAGAGCGCCGGCACCACAACAGATAGACAG GTGGCTGAGGAAACAGTTTGAAGTCATGGACAGGAGCCACGAGGGCAG CATCACAGTGAAGGATGTGAAAGCTCTGCTGCCTCAGATCAACTACCGAGTCCCCAACATGCGCTTTCTCAAAGACAAGCTACAG GAGGTGGAGGCCAGGAGCGATCTGTCATACCCCAACTTTGCACAGCTCTACAGAACGCTGATGTTTGACGCACAGAGGAGT ATTATTGAGCAGCTGGAGCTCTCCTTCCCTCTGCG AAATGTCGACAGACCGGAGCTTTGTCAGATCTCCTTCTACGACTTCCAGAAGTTTCTGCAGATGGACCAGAAG GAGTCCTGGGCATCAGACCTGAGCCGTGTCCGAGAGTTTCTCATGGGGTACATGAGG GGGGGGCCTCAGTCGGAGCCGATGTTACAACTAGATGAG TTCCTGACCTTCCTGTTCTCCAAAGAGAATTCTATATGCGACCCCCGACTTTCACCTGTTGTTCCTGATGACATGAAAAGACCTATGTCTCAGTATTGGATCTCCTCTTCACACAACAC CTACCTGACAGGTGACCAGTTTTCTAGCGAGTCGTCTTTAGAGGCCTACGCCCGCTGTCTGAGGATGGGCTGTCGCTGCATCGAAT TGGACTGCTGGGATGGACCAGATGACCTGCCAATCATCTATCACGGCCACACCTTAACCTCCAAGATCAAATTCCTGGATGTGCTGCACACCATCAAAGAACATGCCTTCGTCACATCTGA gtatCCGGTGATCCTGTCCATCGAGGACCACTGCAGTGTGGTCCAGCAGAGGAACATGGCCACATACTTTAAGAAGGTGTTTGGAGATCTGCTGCTCACTAAGCCGGTCGATAACAACGCAGAGGAGCTTCCTTCACCATACCAGCTGCGCAGAAAGATCCTCATCAAG caCAAGAAGCTGGTGGAAGGAACCCTGTATGAAGAGGTGACGTCAGCCAGCTACTCTGAAAACGACATCAGCAACTCGCTGAAGAACGGCATCCTTTACCTCGAAGATCCCATCGACCAC ACTTGGACTCCTCACTATTTTGTCCTGACAAGTAATAAGATCTACTACTCAGAGGAGACGTCTCATTACCAGACAGCTGACGAAGAGGAAGACGATGAAGGAAAAGAG gAGTGTAATAACAACGAGCAGCATTGTGCAGAGCGTTGGTTCCATGGAAAGTTAGGTGGAGGTCGCGATGGACGACAGGTGGCggagaagctgctgcaggaatACTGCGAAGGTGGTGGCAAAGACGGCACCTTCCTAGTCCGAGAGAGTGAAACATTTGTTGGAGACTACACCCTCTCATTCTG GCGCTCTGGTCGTGTCCAGCACTGCAGGATTCATTCACGTCAGGAGTCGGGCTCCACGCGTTTCTATCTCACTGACAACCTGGTGTTTGACAGCCTCTATCGCCTCATCTGCCACTACAGAGACACGCCGCTGCGCTGCAACGAGTTCGAGATGAGGCTGGGCAGCCCCGTTCCTCAACCCAATGCACATGAGAGCAGAGA GTGGTACCACTCCAGTCTGTCACGCGTTCAGGCTGAGCACATGTTGATGCGTGTGCCCAGAGATGGAGCTTTCTTGGTGCGAAAACGCAATGAACACAACTCCTACGCCATCTCGTTCCG GGCTGAAGGTAAGATCAAACACTGTCGTATCCAGCAGGAGGGGCGACTCTTTATGTTGGGCAGTTCAGCAGAGTTTGAGAGTCTGGTGGACCTGGTGAACTACTATGAAAAACATCCTCTCTACCGCAAGATGAGACTCCGCTACCCCATCAATGAAGACACTCTGGACCGGATGGGCACCACG GAGCTTGACTATGGGGCACTGTATGAGGTTCGCACTCCTCATTTCTACGTGGAGGCCAATAAAATGCCCACAGCTCGG TGTACAGTCAAAGCTCTGTATGACTATCGAGCTCAGAGAGAAGACGAGCTCTGTTTCCCCAAACAGGCGCTCATCCTCAACGTAGACAAACAGGAGGGTGGCTG GTGGCGAGGCGACTACGGTGGGAAGAAGCAGCTGTGGTTCCCTGCAAACTATGTGGAGGAGGTGCCCAGTTCTCCCACAAGAGAGCTGGATGAAGCA TCCACAGAGAACAGTCCTTTGGGTACATTCCTCAAAGGATTCATTGATGTACCCACCTGCCATGTTG tGATTCATAAAGATGGGAAAAACTCTCGACCTCACGTATTCACGATCCACTCCCAGCACCTCTCTTCTCACCCAGTTCAGACCCTGGATGTGGCAGCAGACAGTTTGGAGGACCTGAACACCTGGGTCAGCAAGATCAGAGAGGCTACACAGAACGCTGATGCACGG AtgcaggaggagaaacagatggagaggaggaagaagatcGCGGTGGAGTTGTCTGACCTTGTTGTTTACTGCAGACCTGTCCCCTTCAATGAGGACA AGATTGGGACGGAGCGAGCGTGCTATCGGGACATGTCATCTTTCCCAGAGACGAAAGCAGAGAAGTTTGCGACGCGCACCCGGGGGAAACGCTTCCTGCAATACAACCGCCGCCAACTGTCCCGAGTTTATCCTCGAGGACAGAGACTGGACTCGTCCAACTACGACCCACTGCCCATGTGGCTTTGTGGCTCCCAGCTGGTCGCGCTCAATTTCCAAACCCCAG ATAAACCCATGCAGCTGAACCAGGCCTTGTTCTTGCTGGGCGGTGGCAGCGGCTACGTTCCCCAGCCCGACATCATGAGGGACGATACTTTTGACCCTTTCGACAAGGACACATTGCACGTGGAGCCCATCACCATCCAAATACAG GTGCTGGGGGCCCGTCATCTGCCTAAAAATGGCCGCAGCATCGTGTGCCCCTTTGTGGAGGTGGAGATCTGTGGAGCTGATTACGACAGCTGCAAGTGTAAAACAGATGTCGTAG CAGACAACGGTCTGAATCCTGTGTGGGTGCAgaagcagtttgtttttgaCATCCATAACCCCACCTTCTCCTTTCTGCGCTTCATCGTCTACGAGGAGGACATGTTCAGTGATCCTAACTTTCTGGCACAGGCGACCTATCCTGTCCGTCTGCTACGAACAG GCTACAGGAGTGTACCTCTAAAGAACAGCTACAGCGAAGAGCTGGAGTTCGCATCACTTCTGGTCCACATAGAGATCGTCAATGCTAAG gaggaagatgatgagaaCTTGTACACATCCATCCAGCGGCTGCGGGATCGAACCAGCGAACTGTCCAACCAGGTTTCCCTCCTGGAGAGATCGGGCTCAGCGGACCTCAGCTACCAGCAGAGTCTCGAGGAGCTGAGAGCGGCCCAGGATCAGCTGAGTGAGCTGGTGGAAGCTCGAAACCGCAG gctgatggagaagaagaggagggagaagctgAGGCAGCAGGTGGCAGCAAAGCGCAGCTAA